The sequence TTCTACTAAAAGTTTCAGGAGTCATTCCAAGCATCGAAGCAAGATATTGTAATGGAACTAAATTAAACAATTCTTTATTTTGAGCAAAAAAGAAATGGTACCTTTCTTCTGCAGACATTGAAAGATGACTAAAAATTCTATCTTCGAGTGTTGTAAAACAATTTACTAAAAATCTTTTTTCAAGTTCATTCCACTTAGGAATTACTTGCGAAACTTGATTGTAATTTTCTTTATTTATTGATAAAATTTCAAGATTCGTTAATGTTTGAAAATTCCATCGAGCAGGAGTTTCATTAATAAAGCTAGTTAAATCTGTAACAAAATATCCTGGAGTTGCAATCCATTGCGTAATTTCTCTCTTTTCAGAATAAACAAACACACGCAACAAACCTGATTTAATGAAAAACAATTCATCACATCTTATTCCAGTTTTTAATAAAAATTCTTCTTTATTAAATTTCTTTAAATGAAACAATGAACTAATGTTTTTTAAATCATCTGATTCTATAATTCCCAATTGATTTCTAATTGCTTGCTCAAATTCAAACATTTGTATTCATTTTTTAAATATTAAACTGTATATAAAATAAAAAAACGTTCATAAATAATACGAACGTTTGTGTACAAAATAAAACAATAATTAATTATAAAACTATGCTACGATATATTTTTCGAATATCTTTCTAGCTTTCTTTTCGGTTACTTCTTTTTTAAATTCTTTTTCAGATTCGATATAAAAAATAGGTGCTTTTTTGCATAAACCTTGACATTTCATTTTCTGAAAAACCACTTTTTCTTCTAATCCTGATTCTGAAATCAACGATTTAAAACAAGATTTTGCATCATCATTATATCGACAACATTTTTTTCCGTCGCAGAAATAAACTACATTGCAAGCAGATTTACACTTACCCATTTTTTATTAAATTTATTTGGAACAAATATAAATAATTATTTTTATTTGTTCTAAATAAAAAACGTTAATATATCTTAAAATGAAAAAAATAGTTGGTTATGTTTTTGCGATTGTATTACTTCAATTGTTTTTGTACTTTTTAAAGTTTTTCCCTTATACGATTGAAAAATATTACAGCTCAAATTTCTACTTAGCACTACAAACTATATTAACCTATTTTACCAAATGGACAAAGGTTTCTATTGGAGACGTGCTTTATATAATTGTAGTTGTTGCGATTATTATAAAAATCGTTCAGATTATTAGAAAAAAAGAACTTGTTTTAAAAAAGCTAACCGTTTATGTGTTAAAAACTACTTTCCAATTTTTACTTTTTTTTCAGATTTTTTGGGGATTGAATAATTTTCGAGTTCCTGTTCATACAAAATTAGGAATTGCGAACAATTACGAATTAGAAGAATTGTACGATTTTACGCAACAATTAATCGAAACTACAAATAATTTACAAATCGAAATAACACAGAACGATTCAGCAAAAGTTGCGTTTAAAAAAGATTTAAAGGCATTTAATTTAGCTGCTAGGAATGGTTATAAAGAATTGCAAAGTCAGTTTGAAATGGCTTATGTTATACACAGCGATGTAAAAAAATCATTATTTGCTCCATTTTTAACAGGCGGAGGTTTTAGCGGTTATTTAAATCCATTCACGCACGAAGCTCAGGTAAATTATGAAATTCCGGTTATTGGAATGCCTGTTACTGTTGCACATGAAATTGCGCATCAAAAAGGAATTGCAACAGAAAGCGAAGCTAATTTTTTTGGTTTCTTAACCATGAATAGTCAAGATGAAATAAATTATAGATATGCCGCAAATTTATATGCTTTGAAATATTGTTTGAAGGAAGTCCGTATAAACGATGAAGAGAAATTTTTGCATTTCTACAACCAATTAAATTTCGGAATTCAAGAAAATATCTTGGATAGCGAAAAATTTTGGCAAGAAAACAAAAACTTCTCTTCAAATATTTTAAAAAATGTATATGGTAATTTTTTAAAAATGAATAATCAGAAAGACGGAATACGTTCGTACAACAGATTCGTAGATTTACTGATTAACTACAATAAAAAATATCCATTATCGAATTAATTTCCGTTTTCGATTCCTTTTTTCTTACGATACGGACGTACAATAATACGAGATTCTCTATCGAATACGAAATAATTATAAACCCAGCTCCAGAAAACTAACATTCTGTTTTTGAAACCGATTAATGATATTAGGTGAATAAACATCCAAACGAACCAAGCAAAAACACCGTTAAAATGGAATTTAGGTAAATCAACAACAGCTTTGTTTCTACCAATTGTTGCCATCGAACCTTTATCGTTGTATACAAATTTCTTTAATGACTGTTTTTTAGCTAAACGTTCTAAATTTTCGGCTAATAATTCACCTTGTTGAATAGCTGGTTGTGCCATCATCGGGTGACCAAATTTGTATTTTTCACCGTACATCGCAGCAACGTCACCGATTGCGAATACGTCTTCAAATCCTTCAACTTGATTGAAATCATTTACACGAATACGTGAAGCTCTATCAACAGCTTCACTAACACCATCTACTGCGGCACCTTTAACTCCAGCAGACCAAATTACAGCTTGTGAATGAAATTCTAAATCACCTGCAGTTGTAACAACGTTTCCATCATAATTGGTTACACGAACATCTAAATGAATAGAAACTCCTAAGTTTTTAAGGAATTTAGCAGCTGCTTTAGATGATTTTTCGCTCATGGCATCTAACACACGATTAGCACCTTGAACTAAGTTGATTTCCATCATAGATAAATCTAAATCTGGATAATCTTTAGGAAGAACCGCTTTTTTCATCTCTGCTAAAGCACCAGCAAGTTCAACACCTGTAGGTCCTGCTCCAACGATAACGAAATTCATTAAAGATCTGCGTTCTTTTTCGTCGTTGGTTTGTAAAGCTAATTCAAAATTTTCTAATATTAAACTACGAATATCCAAAGCTTCAGGAATGGTTTTCATAACCATACTGTTCTTTTCGATTTCTTTATTACCAAAATAATTATTTGTTGAACCAGTTGCGATTACTAAATAATCATAATAAATAGTTCCGATATCTGAAATTACTTTTTTACCAACCGTATCAACTCTTTCCACATTTGCCATACGGAAAAAAGTCTCTTTGTGTTCTTGAACCACTTTACGAATTGGGTAAGCAATTGTTCCAGCTTCTAATCCACCAGTTGCAACCTGATACATTAAAGGTTGAAAGTTGTGATAATTGTGTTTATCTAACAATACGACTTGGAAATTTCTATTTTTAAGCTGTTTAGCGATAGAAAGTCCTCCGAAACCACCTCCGATTATTACGACTCTAGGATTACTAGAATCTGGAATATTCATCATAATATTTTGATCTTTTTTGTACTTTGCAAAATTACGAATATATTAGTATAAAAAATGTATTTTTCCAATCTTAACAAGCTTTTACAATTTTCTTAAAATTTTAAAAAAAAAATGTAACATAAATAAATTTTAGTCTACTTATACTTCATGAATCCAAAATTAGAAAGCGAATTTGTCGGTCTTTTAGAAAAAAATCAGAATATAATCCACAAAATATGTAGGTTATATACTTCTGATGCTGATTCTCATAAAGATTTATTTCAAGAAATTTCCATACAATTATGGAAAGCTTTTCCTAATTTTCGTGGTGAATCAAAATTTTCTACATGGGCATATCGGGTTGCATTAAATACAGCAATTTCTCTTTATCGAAAAAGCACAAGAACTATTGATACAAATGATATAGAATTAAGCATTCATCGGATAAAATACGAAGAATATAATGATGAAGAAGAAGAACAAGTTAAACTGTTATATGAAGCAGTAAAGCAATTAAACGACATCGAGAAAGCTTTGGTTTACATGTATTTGGAAGATAAAGATTATACCGAAATCGCCGAAACTTTAGGTATAAGCGAAGTGAACGCCCGAGTTAAAATGAATAGAATCAAAACAAAATTAAAAAAAATTGTAAATCCTTAGAATGCATATGGACGAGTTAGATTTACTTAAAAAACACTGGAAAAAAGAAACGGATTTACCTAAAATTTCAAAAGATGAAATTGGTAAAATCATACATAAAAAATCTTCATCTGTTGTAAAATGGATTTTTATAATAAGTATTATTGAATTATTACTAGGAATTATTTTATCCTTTTTTATCAATTCTGATGATAAAAGCACTGCAGATTTAATTGATAAAAACGCATTTTTAAGTTTTATTGATAAGTTTTCTTATGCACTATATATTGTGATAATTTATTTTATTTATAAATTTTACACAATGTATAAAAAGATTTCTGTTGAAGACAATACAACTAAACTAACAGAAAATATCATGCAAACCAGAAAAGTTGTTCGCCATTACATGCTTTTTAATGTAATTACTTTTTTTGTGATGTGCGTTTCAGTAAGTTGGGTGGTTATTCAAAATCAAGTTTACAATCAAGGTTTTAGTCAACATCATGTTTCTACAATACAATTTGTAATTATTTACGGCATCATGTTTTTTATAATTGCGATTATGACTGTAATCTTTTGGTTTGTATATAAATTAATCTATGGATTCTTTTTACGAAAACTTAAACGAAATTATGACGAATTAAAGAAAAATGAAGCATAAAAAAAGAGAAGCATAAAAAAATGCTTCTCTTTTTTAATTAACTCGTTCAATTTTAGCTCCTAAAGCTTTTAAACGAATATCAATATCTTCATAACCACGATCAATTTGATCTATATTTTGAATAATACTCGTTCCTTTTGCAGAAAGTGCTGCTATTAATAAAGAAATTCCGGCACGAATATCTGGTGAAGTCATCTTGGTAGCTTTTAATTGTGATTTAAAATCATGTCCAATAATGACAGCTCTGTGAGGATCACATAATATGATTTTTGCTCCCATGTCAATTAATTTATCAACGAAGAACAAACGACTTTCAAACATTTTTTGATGAATTAAAACTTCTCCCCTTGCTTGAGTTGCTACAACTAAAATAATACTTAAAAGATCTGGAGTTAATCCAGGCCAAGGAGCATCTGCCATGGTCAAAATAGAACCATCGATATAATTTTGAATCTCATATCCGTTTGTATGAGCAGGAATGTAAATATCATCATTTTTCTTTTCGATAGTAATTCCTAATTTTCCAAAAGCTGTTGGAATAATTCCTAAAGAATTCCAAGAAACATTTTTAATGGTAATTTCACTTCTAGTCATTGCTGCCAATCCAATCCAAGAACCAATTTCAATCATATCTGGAAGAATTCGATGAGCACAGCCATGTAATTCTTTAACTCCATTAATCACTAATAAATTGGAACCAATTCCTGAAATATTAGCTCCCATAGCAACTAGCATATCACACAATTGTTGAATGTAAGGTTCACAAGCTGCATTATAAATTGTTGTAGTTCCTTCTGCTAAAACGGCAGCCATTAAAATATTTGCCGTTCCGGTAACTGAAGCTTCATCAAGTAACATGTAAGCACCTTTTAAACCATTTGGAGCTTCAACGCCATAGAAATATTCTTCTCGGTTATATCTAAAAGTAGCACCTAAGTTTATAAAACCATCAAAATGTGTATCTAATCTTCTACGTCCAATTTTATCACCTCCAGGCTTCGGAATATATCCTTGTCCAAAACGTGCCAATAAAGGTCCTA comes from Flavobacterium sp. I3-2 and encodes:
- a CDS encoding Crp/Fnr family transcriptional regulator, producing the protein MFEFEQAIRNQLGIIESDDLKNISSLFHLKKFNKEEFLLKTGIRCDELFFIKSGLLRVFVYSEKREITQWIATPGYFVTDLTSFINETPARWNFQTLTNLEILSINKENYNQVSQVIPKWNELEKRFLVNCFTTLEDRIFSHLSMSAEERYHFFFAQNKELFNLVPLQYLASMLGMTPETFSRIRKKLGS
- a CDS encoding (2Fe-2S) ferredoxin domain-containing protein; its protein translation is MGKCKSACNVVYFCDGKKCCRYNDDAKSCFKSLISESGLEEKVVFQKMKCQGLCKKAPIFYIESEKEFKKEVTEKKARKIFEKYIVA
- a CDS encoding DUF3810 domain-containing protein, with protein sequence MKKIVGYVFAIVLLQLFLYFLKFFPYTIEKYYSSNFYLALQTILTYFTKWTKVSIGDVLYIIVVVAIIIKIVQIIRKKELVLKKLTVYVLKTTFQFLLFFQIFWGLNNFRVPVHTKLGIANNYELEELYDFTQQLIETTNNLQIEITQNDSAKVAFKKDLKAFNLAARNGYKELQSQFEMAYVIHSDVKKSLFAPFLTGGGFSGYLNPFTHEAQVNYEIPVIGMPVTVAHEIAHQKGIATESEANFFGFLTMNSQDEINYRYAANLYALKYCLKEVRINDEEKFLHFYNQLNFGIQENILDSEKFWQENKNFSSNILKNVYGNFLKMNNQKDGIRSYNRFVDLLINYNKKYPLSN
- a CDS encoding NAD(P)/FAD-dependent oxidoreductase produces the protein MMNIPDSSNPRVVIIGGGFGGLSIAKQLKNRNFQVVLLDKHNYHNFQPLMYQVATGGLEAGTIAYPIRKVVQEHKETFFRMANVERVDTVGKKVISDIGTIYYDYLVIATGSTNNYFGNKEIEKNSMVMKTIPEALDIRSLILENFELALQTNDEKERRSLMNFVIVGAGPTGVELAGALAEMKKAVLPKDYPDLDLSMMEINLVQGANRVLDAMSEKSSKAAAKFLKNLGVSIHLDVRVTNYDGNVVTTAGDLEFHSQAVIWSAGVKGAAVDGVSEAVDRASRIRVNDFNQVEGFEDVFAIGDVAAMYGEKYKFGHPMMAQPAIQQGELLAENLERLAKKQSLKKFVYNDKGSMATIGRNKAVVDLPKFHFNGVFAWFVWMFIHLISLIGFKNRMLVFWSWVYNYFVFDRESRIIVRPYRKKKGIENGN
- a CDS encoding RNA polymerase sigma factor; translated protein: MNPKLESEFVGLLEKNQNIIHKICRLYTSDADSHKDLFQEISIQLWKAFPNFRGESKFSTWAYRVALNTAISLYRKSTRTIDTNDIELSIHRIKYEEYNDEEEEQVKLLYEAVKQLNDIEKALVYMYLEDKDYTEIAETLGISEVNARVKMNRIKTKLKKIVNP
- the murA gene encoding UDP-N-acetylglucosamine 1-carboxyvinyltransferase — encoded protein: MGTFKIEGGIPLQGEVQPQGAKNEALQVLCAVLLTSEKVTISNIPDIIDVNKLITLLGNLGVKIEKLDRNTYTFQADNVDLDYLKSDAFREEGKSLRGSIMIVGPLLARFGQGYIPKPGGDKIGRRRLDTHFDGFINLGATFRYNREEYFYGVEAPNGLKGAYMLLDEASVTGTANILMAAVLAEGTTTIYNAACEPYIQQLCDMLVAMGANISGIGSNLLVINGVKELHGCAHRILPDMIEIGSWIGLAAMTRSEITIKNVSWNSLGIIPTAFGKLGITIEKKNDDIYIPAHTNGYEIQNYIDGSILTMADAPWPGLTPDLLSIILVVATQARGEVLIHQKMFESRLFFVDKLIDMGAKIILCDPHRAVIIGHDFKSQLKATKMTSPDIRAGISLLIAALSAKGTSIIQNIDQIDRGYEDIDIRLKALGAKIERVN